One genomic region from Tripterygium wilfordii isolate XIE 37 chromosome 20, ASM1340144v1, whole genome shotgun sequence encodes:
- the LOC119987162 gene encoding uncharacterized protein LOC119987162, whose amino-acid sequence MATKPLATEAIALTEKKMDMALDDIIKMSKNKGSKTKRPPRIPNKSQKNFNNAAQQKSFKVRQYMDSRSSLRQGVLAQRRSNFQGNQFPFASEVARKAPVGSLRSRPFNCSVVPVSNKARVGAFTIRRPANSDVAPKRPVEWKQQQGISGAKQRPQTLDSLFANMKEQRMRVISHQNNAPRHNGGGDKPRVPWARRRFGN is encoded by the exons ATGGCCACTAAACCACTTGCAACTGAGGCAATTGCTCTTACGGAGAAGAAAATGGATATGGCTTTAG ATGACATCATCAAAATGTCTAAAAATAAAGGAAGCAAGACTAAGAGGCCGCCGAGGATTCCG AACAAAAGTCAGAAGAACTTCAATAATGCTGCTCAACAGAAGTCCTTTAAAGTGCGGCAGTATATGGACTCTAGATCATCTCTTAGACAG GGAGTTTTAGCTCAGAGAAGATCAAATTTCCAGGGTAATCAATTTCCTTTTGCATCTGAGGTTGCTCGAAAGGCTCCAGTTGGTTCTCTTCGCAGCAGACCTTTTAATTGTAGTGTGGTTCCTGTCTCGAACAAAGCAAG GGTTGGAGCTTTCACGATTCGGAGGCCTGCTAATTCAGATGTTGCTCCGAAG CGGCCAGTGGAGTGGAAGCAGCAACAAGGGATTTCTGGTGCTAAGCAGAGGCCTCAAACACTGGATTCGTTATTTGCCAATATGAAGGAGCAGAGGATGAGGGTGATATCACACCAGAATAATGCTCCGAGACACAATGGAGGTGGTGACAAACCCAGAGTTCCTTGGGCAAGACGCCGGTTTGGCAACTAA
- the LOC119987215 gene encoding nucleoside diphosphate kinase 3-like, translating into MSSVIFRSASKAARSVRSDSAFRSSRFYSEKRTAAAAAAVSFSGKLPFLASAYGRTGSGNAYNGWLSGSLALPAAVYMLQEQEAYAAEMERTFIAIKPDGVQRGLIAEIVSRFERKGFKLVAIKIVVPSKDFAEKHYHDLKERPFFNGLCDFLSSGPVVAMVWEGEGAIKYGRKLIGATDPQKSEPGTIRGDLAVVVGRNIIHGSDGPETAKDEINLWFKPEELVSYTNNAEKWVYGVN; encoded by the exons ATGAGCTCTGTAATTTTCCGATCTGCTTCTAAGGCCGCCAGGTCTGTCCGCTCAGATTCCGCTTTTAGGAGCTCTCGTTTTTACTCTG AAAAGCGAACTGCAGCCGCTGCAGCAGCAGTTTCATTTAGTGGAAAGTTGCCTTTCCTAGCTTCGGCTTATGGGAGGACTGGTTCTGGAAATGCATACAATGGATGGCTTTCAGGATCTCTTGCCCTTCCTGCTGCAG TGTACATGCTCCAAGAGCAGGAGGCATATGCTGCAGAG ATGGAGCGCACCTTCATTGCCATCAAGCCAGATGGAGTGCAGAGAGGCTTG ATTGCAGAAATCGTATCTCGGTTTGAGCGTAAAGGGTTTAAACTTGTAGCCATTAAGATTGTTGTCCCTTCAAAGGACTTCGCAGAGAAGCATTATCATGATCTGAAGGAGAGACCCTTTTTTAATGGCCTTTGTGACTTCCTTAGTTCTGGCCCTGTTGTTGCAATG GTCTGGGAAGGAGAGGGGGCAATAAAGTATGGCCGGAAACTCATTGGTGCAACAGATCCTCAGAAATCAGAACCTGGTACTATCAGAGGCGACTTAGCCGTTGTTGTTGGAAG AAACATCATTCATGGGAGCGACGGACCTGAGACGGCTAAGGATGAGATTAATTTGTGGTTCAAACCAGAAGAATTGGTTAGTTACACAAACAATGCTGAGAAGTGGGTCTATGGAGTCAACTGA